One Methylosarcina fibrata AML-C10 DNA segment encodes these proteins:
- the xcbC gene encoding 2-phosphosulfolactate phosphatase XcbC, translating into MAAHEPGEALSDQVLEIGSRLKSAPAANMVQSVFALELSHQNGLFEAMGQADLAYTLTAMELNTIPLEAGRQLLASLLELQAKPVSFDTDPARGDMYTNREAWLAERTDAVGWLGAGRARREATTAAFFIVMREELLELGQAVVRLAEALVAQADAHKQSVMPDYTYLQAAQPTTFGHYLLGFAYPLLRDLERLEALFARFNRSPMGCGSTNGSRLAQGRRQMAELLGFAGVIEHGRDAMWQPDLCIETASILTACAINLSRLAEDLQIYGTQEFGLVELDDSHARASKIMPQKKNPFALTHIRGVANRMIGLSASVSATARTPSGQPDNRLFLYGELPEAMTLVLNAVELMAEVLAKISFNSERGRQLVASGWVMATDLAETLVQECGLDFRGAHRLVASLASEFPEKNLRELDHDTVNRFGEIILGRRLAVTENQLSMALDAHRALEARKEPGGTAVACMDRMMAECRERLDGFHGKLQAGRAHLAAKHQALLARAEKEAGLFEVPA; encoded by the coding sequence ATGGCCGCGCATGAGCCCGGAGAAGCCCTGTCCGATCAGGTGCTGGAGATCGGGAGCCGTTTGAAGTCGGCGCCGGCGGCAAACATGGTCCAGTCCGTGTTTGCGCTGGAATTGAGCCACCAGAACGGTCTGTTCGAAGCCATGGGGCAGGCCGATCTGGCGTACACGCTGACCGCGATGGAGCTGAACACCATTCCGCTTGAAGCAGGGCGACAACTTTTGGCTTCATTGCTCGAGCTCCAGGCAAAACCCGTCAGCTTCGACACCGATCCGGCAAGAGGAGATATGTACACCAATCGGGAGGCCTGGCTGGCCGAACGGACCGATGCGGTCGGCTGGCTGGGCGCGGGGCGCGCACGGCGCGAAGCCACCACGGCGGCCTTTTTTATCGTGATGCGGGAAGAATTGCTCGAATTGGGCCAGGCCGTCGTTCGGTTGGCGGAAGCCCTCGTTGCCCAGGCCGATGCCCATAAACAGTCGGTGATGCCCGATTACACTTATTTGCAGGCGGCGCAGCCGACGACCTTCGGCCATTATTTACTGGGTTTTGCTTATCCGCTGCTACGCGACCTGGAGCGCCTGGAAGCATTGTTCGCACGGTTCAACCGAAGCCCGATGGGGTGCGGCAGCACCAACGGCTCCAGGCTGGCGCAGGGCCGGCGGCAAATGGCTGAACTGCTCGGTTTTGCCGGCGTGATCGAGCACGGCCGCGACGCCATGTGGCAGCCGGACTTGTGCATCGAAACCGCCTCGATACTGACCGCCTGTGCGATCAATCTGAGCCGCCTGGCGGAAGATCTTCAGATCTACGGCACGCAGGAGTTCGGGTTGGTCGAGCTGGACGACAGCCATGCGCGCGCCAGCAAAATCATGCCGCAAAAAAAGAATCCCTTCGCGCTGACGCACATTCGGGGCGTCGCCAACCGGATGATCGGTCTTTCGGCCTCCGTTTCGGCCACGGCCAGAACCCCTTCGGGACAACCCGACAATCGGCTGTTCCTGTACGGCGAGCTGCCCGAAGCGATGACGCTGGTGCTGAACGCGGTCGAATTAATGGCCGAGGTGCTGGCGAAGATCAGTTTCAACAGCGAAAGAGGCCGTCAACTGGTGGCATCGGGCTGGGTCATGGCGACCGACCTGGCGGAAACGCTGGTCCAGGAATGCGGGCTGGATTTCCGGGGCGCGCATCGGCTGGTGGCCAGTCTGGCGAGCGAATTCCCGGAAAAAAACCTTCGGGAGCTTGATCATGATACCGTCAATCGTTTCGGCGAGATCATCCTGGGGAGGCGGCTGGCCGTAACCGAAAACCAGTTGAGCATGGCGCTCGATGCGCACCGGGCGCTGGAGGCCAGGAAGGAGCCAGGAGGCACGGCCGTTGCCTGCATGGATCGCATGATGGCCGAATGCCGGGAAAGACTGGACGGTTTTCACGGCAAGCTTCAGGCCGGCAGAGCCCATCTGGCCGCAAAACACCAGGCTCTTCTGGCTCGTGCCGAGAAGGAAGCCGGCCTGTTCGAAGTTCCGGCGTAA
- a CDS encoding DUF7714 family protein, with translation MTRDNGEILRVGQLKQQRNFVPLPYRCVSFQPYDGEMSASAITGYLSEREVYRRTDIVILHNSGQEYAVAAVQRASSDALFSRVEKVEILALPGECLFIEDKATDPANRSALARLALRHGVGPDRTAIVMGAFDHVNLIHRPDPLALRVVEVVPPEPPKLYRMVEQVLSYADLPPIVPELVPIDLRELAGTVRPEAYLVPCRSGGLQELSAPVFFLDERPKRRENWTLLGCERSLQFHRHYYGDEPPRVEMCPRRLFEPDGKATILKCCLLEYGIEPDGNSMIVPWGADLRMIEKALYQLSKDITYV, from the coding sequence ATGACGCGCGACAACGGCGAAATTCTTCGGGTCGGACAGTTGAAACAGCAGCGAAACTTCGTTCCGTTGCCCTACCGATGCGTCAGTTTTCAGCCTTACGACGGCGAGATGAGCGCTTCGGCGATAACAGGCTACTTGTCGGAAAGAGAAGTCTATCGGCGCACCGATATCGTCATTCTGCATAATTCCGGCCAGGAGTATGCCGTTGCCGCGGTACAACGCGCCTCGTCGGATGCTCTGTTCAGCCGGGTGGAAAAGGTCGAAATACTGGCCTTGCCCGGCGAATGCCTTTTCATCGAGGATAAGGCCACCGATCCCGCCAACCGTTCGGCGCTGGCCAGACTCGCCCTTCGCCATGGCGTCGGGCCGGACCGCACGGCCATCGTCATGGGCGCGTTCGATCACGTCAACCTCATCCATCGTCCCGATCCTCTGGCTTTGCGCGTGGTCGAGGTGGTGCCGCCGGAGCCTCCCAAACTGTACCGCATGGTCGAACAGGTCCTGAGCTATGCCGACCTGCCGCCGATCGTGCCGGAATTGGTCCCGATCGATTTACGCGAACTGGCCGGGACGGTCCGTCCTGAAGCCTATCTGGTGCCTTGCCGTTCGGGCGGCCTTCAGGAATTGAGCGCGCCCGTTTTTTTTCTCGACGAACGGCCGAAACGGCGGGAAAACTGGACGCTGCTGGGATGCGAGCGCAGCCTGCAATTCCACAGACATTATTACGGAGACGAGCCGCCCCGGGTGGAAATGTGCCCAAGGCGGCTTTTCGAACCGGACGGCAAGGCGACGATCCTCAAATGCTGCCTGCTGGAATACGGTATCGAACCGGACGGGAATTCGATGATCGTGCCCTGGGGGGCGGATCTTCGCATGATCGAAAAGGCACTCTATCAACTATCGAAGGATATAACATATGTCTGA
- a CDS encoding CoA transferase subunit A has translation MYTQADKRCSISELVGHIKCGDCVAVGGGLSWREPMATLRELVRSGLSDLTVVGSAHGIDIDLLCGAGSIAVCAESYVGFEQDFGIAPNFRRACESGRIQAYDNCCYTLVQQLRAAIMGLPFLPIRSVQGTDLMSLHPEFKTMHCPFSGEELVLVPALSPDVAILHAQYADSHGNIHIDGPPVADVLFAKAAKKTVVTVEKILPHAELAGKGISIPYFYVTAVCEMPYGAHPTSCYPFYAYDRAHTRIYYEAAKLGEPAFRTDYLDRYVYGCPTHNDYLRAVGGVAVMDKLSRWSQDTEAWMELYA, from the coding sequence ATGTACACGCAAGCCGATAAAAGATGTTCCATCAGCGAACTGGTCGGCCATATAAAATGCGGCGACTGTGTCGCCGTTGGAGGCGGCTTGTCCTGGCGGGAGCCGATGGCCACCTTGCGTGAACTGGTGCGAAGCGGCCTGTCGGATCTGACGGTGGTCGGGTCGGCGCACGGCATCGATATCGATCTTCTTTGCGGAGCCGGTTCGATAGCGGTCTGCGCCGAATCCTATGTCGGCTTCGAACAGGATTTCGGAATAGCTCCCAACTTCAGGCGGGCCTGCGAAAGCGGACGTATCCAGGCTTATGACAACTGCTGCTACACGCTGGTCCAGCAGCTCAGAGCCGCCATCATGGGTCTGCCGTTTCTGCCGATACGCTCGGTTCAAGGTACCGATCTGATGAGCCTGCACCCCGAATTCAAAACAATGCATTGCCCGTTCAGCGGCGAAGAGCTGGTGCTGGTGCCGGCGCTTTCTCCGGACGTAGCAATTCTGCACGCTCAATACGCCGACAGCCACGGCAATATTCATATCGACGGTCCTCCGGTGGCGGACGTACTGTTTGCGAAAGCGGCCAAAAAAACCGTTGTGACCGTGGAAAAGATCCTTCCTCATGCCGAACTGGCCGGAAAAGGCATCAGCATTCCCTACTTCTACGTGACCGCGGTTTGCGAAATGCCTTACGGCGCTCATCCGACCTCCTGTTATCCTTTTTACGCCTACGACCGCGCTCATACCCGAATTTATTACGAGGCGGCCAAGCTGGGCGAGCCGGCGTTCCGGACCGATTATCTCGATCGCTACGTCTACGGCTGTCCGACACACAACGATTATCTCCGCGCGGTGGGAGGGGTGGCCGTTATGGACAAATTGAGCCGCTGGAGTCAAGACACGGAAGCCTGGATGGAACTGTATGCCTGA
- a CDS encoding cobalamin-independent methionine synthase II family protein: protein MNNNKPLLPTSMVGNYPNPRWWDAGFARYFNCDQQPPDSMIREALEDAMAAIVLDQEKAGLDIISDGRLHGDNYADTAVYYYLRRLGCDLSGDYLGFPIYSRLHAGTVREKIRRRGQIMVEQARALRRATDKPVKVQYTGVQVLAQCMNDQFYSSNRDRAMDVAKAINEDILAVDALGVDYIQLDEFTSPYFFEDWAIEAFNKAVEGVKNAKIVCHICWGNWGGTPAYSPDDSAQPGKIYDLTQRAGQPKAPMPTTSVVPKVYQQNMDVMNLEGIGRLDFERSGLSTLKSHPLPGNMEFWAGVIDVKSTITETAEEVANKIRQLLTVVPAEKLGLTTDCGLILLQRYIAQEKLHALAEGAKIVRAELSSASRSAQAGGR, encoded by the coding sequence ATGAATAATAATAAGCCTCTACTGCCTACCAGCATGGTGGGCAATTATCCCAATCCAAGATGGTGGGACGCCGGTTTCGCCCGGTATTTCAATTGCGATCAGCAGCCTCCCGATTCGATGATCCGCGAAGCGCTCGAAGATGCTATGGCGGCCATCGTGCTCGATCAGGAAAAGGCCGGGCTCGACATCATTTCCGACGGCCGCCTGCACGGCGACAATTACGCCGATACCGCCGTTTATTATTATCTGCGCCGCCTTGGCTGCGACCTGTCGGGCGATTATCTCGGCTTTCCGATCTATAGCCGCCTTCATGCCGGTACCGTGCGGGAAAAAATTCGGCGCCGCGGGCAGATCATGGTCGAACAGGCGCGGGCTTTGCGGCGGGCCACCGACAAGCCGGTCAAGGTTCAATACACAGGAGTGCAAGTATTGGCCCAGTGCATGAACGATCAGTTTTATTCCAGCAACCGCGACCGCGCGATGGACGTGGCCAAAGCGATCAACGAGGACATCCTCGCCGTCGACGCGCTGGGCGTCGATTACATTCAACTGGACGAGTTCACCTCGCCCTACTTCTTTGAAGACTGGGCGATCGAAGCCTTCAACAAAGCGGTCGAAGGGGTAAAAAACGCGAAAATAGTATGCCACATCTGCTGGGGCAACTGGGGCGGCACTCCCGCGTATTCGCCCGACGACTCGGCTCAGCCGGGAAAAATATACGATCTGACCCAGCGCGCCGGTCAGCCCAAGGCGCCGATGCCCACTACGAGCGTCGTACCTAAAGTCTATCAGCAGAATATGGACGTGATGAATCTCGAAGGCATCGGCCGTCTGGATTTCGAACGTTCGGGGCTGTCGACGCTCAAGAGCCATCCGCTTCCGGGCAATATGGAATTCTGGGCCGGCGTGATCGACGTCAAGAGCACCATCACCGAAACGGCCGAAGAGGTCGCGAACAAGATCCGTCAGTTATTGACCGTCGTGCCGGCCGAAAAGCTGGGATTGACCACCGATTGCGGGCTGATTCTGCTGCAGCGGTACATTGCCCAGGAAAAGCTGCACGCCCTGGCGGAAGGCGCAAAAATCGTGCGTGCCGAACTGAGTTCCGCGAGCAGAAGCGCACAGGCCGGCGGCCGTTAA
- the fusA gene encoding elongation factor G has protein sequence MTDLSLYRNIGIFAHVDAGKTTTTERILKLTGKIHKIGEVHDGAATTDFMVQEQERGITIQSAATTCFWKNHRFNIIDTPGHVDFTIEVYRSLKVLDGGIGVFCGSGGVEPQSETNWRYANDSKVSRLIYVNKLDRIGADFFRVIKQVEDVLGATPVVMTLPIGREDQFTGVVDLLTRKAWIWDDSGDPMKFEIKDVPADMAADVEKWREKLIDQVADQYDEVMEKYLEGEEPDIDTIKRCIRKGTINMDFFPTYCGSSFKNKGVQLVLDGVVDYLPNPTEVKPQPETDIEGNPTGQFAVVDPSRPVRALVFKIMDDRFGALNFIRIYSGRLKKGDTLLNTYTGKTERVGRMVEMHADDRSEIETAQAGDIVALIGLKNVQTGHTLCDPDKPATLEPMVFPDPVISVAVTPKDKGSNEKMGIALGKMVAEDPSFHVSTDEESGETILKGMGELHLDIKVDILKRTHGVEVTVGKPQVAYRETITRRIEDEYTHKKQSGGSGQYAKINYVIEPGEPGSGFAFESAVTGGNVPREYWPAVEKGFKSMLDQGTLAGYPCLDFKVTLTDGAFHAVDSSSIAFEIAAKAAFRQSIPKAAPQLIEPIMKVDVFTPEDHVGDVIGDLNRRRGMIKSQEPGVTGVRIKADVPLSEMFGYIGDLRTMTSGRGQFSMEFSHYLPCPKNVADEVIKETLERKKQK, from the coding sequence ATGACTGATTTATCGCTTTACAGAAATATCGGTATATTCGCGCACGTGGATGCCGGTAAAACGACCACCACCGAGCGGATTTTAAAGCTCACCGGTAAAATCCATAAAATCGGCGAAGTGCACGACGGAGCGGCGACCACCGACTTCATGGTGCAAGAACAGGAACGCGGAATTACCATTCAATCGGCGGCCACCACTTGTTTCTGGAAAAACCACCGCTTCAATATCATCGACACTCCGGGCCACGTCGATTTTACGATCGAAGTGTATCGTTCGCTGAAAGTGTTGGACGGTGGTATCGGCGTGTTCTGCGGTTCCGGCGGCGTTGAACCGCAATCGGAGACCAACTGGCGCTATGCGAACGATTCCAAGGTCTCCCGTCTGATCTATGTCAACAAACTCGACCGTATCGGAGCGGACTTTTTCCGCGTGATCAAACAGGTCGAAGACGTCCTGGGCGCCACGCCGGTCGTGATGACTTTGCCGATCGGCCGCGAAGATCAATTTACCGGCGTAGTCGATCTGTTGACCCGCAAGGCGTGGATCTGGGATGATTCCGGCGATCCGATGAAATTCGAAATCAAAGATGTTCCTGCCGACATGGCGGCCGACGTCGAAAAATGGCGCGAAAAACTGATCGACCAAGTTGCCGATCAGTACGACGAGGTCATGGAAAAATATCTGGAAGGCGAAGAGCCGGACATCGACACGATCAAGCGCTGCATCCGCAAGGGTACCATCAATATGGATTTTTTCCCGACCTATTGCGGCTCGTCTTTTAAAAACAAGGGCGTTCAGCTCGTGTTGGACGGCGTAGTCGATTATCTGCCGAATCCGACGGAGGTTAAACCTCAGCCTGAAACCGACATCGAAGGCAATCCGACCGGTCAATTTGCCGTCGTCGACCCCAGCCGGCCGGTGCGCGCCCTGGTATTCAAGATCATGGACGACCGTTTCGGCGCGCTGAACTTTATCCGTATTTATTCCGGCCGCCTGAAAAAAGGCGATACCCTGCTTAATACGTACACCGGCAAGACCGAACGGGTGGGGCGTATGGTGGAAATGCACGCCGACGACCGTTCCGAAATCGAAACCGCCCAGGCCGGCGACATTGTCGCCCTGATCGGCCTGAAAAACGTGCAGACCGGGCATACCTTGTGCGATCCCGACAAGCCGGCGACACTGGAGCCGATGGTGTTCCCGGATCCGGTGATCTCGGTGGCGGTGACTCCGAAAGACAAAGGCTCCAACGAAAAGATGGGCATTGCGCTCGGCAAAATGGTTGCGGAAGATCCGTCGTTCCACGTTTCGACCGACGAAGAAAGCGGCGAAACGATCCTGAAAGGCATGGGCGAGTTGCACCTCGACATCAAGGTCGACATCCTGAAGCGGACCCACGGCGTCGAAGTGACCGTCGGCAAGCCGCAGGTCGCTTACCGTGAAACGATCACTCGCCGCATCGAAGACGAGTACACGCACAAGAAGCAATCGGGCGGTTCAGGACAGTACGCGAAGATCAACTATGTAATCGAGCCCGGCGAACCCGGCAGCGGCTTTGCCTTCGAATCGGCGGTAACCGGCGGTAACGTGCCGCGCGAATACTGGCCGGCCGTCGAAAAAGGCTTCAAAAGCATGCTGGACCAAGGCACTTTGGCCGGTTATCCGTGCCTCGACTTCAAAGTGACCCTGACCGACGGTGCGTTCCACGCGGTCGACTCGTCCTCGATTGCGTTCGAAATCGCCGCGAAAGCCGCGTTCCGCCAGTCGATTCCGAAAGCGGCGCCGCAACTGATCGAACCGATCATGAAAGTGGACGTGTTCACTCCGGAAGACCACGTCGGCGACGTGATCGGCGACCTCAACCGCCGCCGCGGCATGATCAAATCGCAAGAGCCCGGCGTTACCGGCGTTCGGATCAAAGCGGACGTGCCGCTCAGCGAAATGTTCGGTTATATCGGCGATCTGAGAACGATGACTTCCGGACGCGGCCAGTTCTCGATGGAGTTCTCGCATTATCTGCCTTGTCCGAAAAACGTGGCCGATGAAGTCATCAAGGAAACGCTGGAACGCAAAAAACAGAAATAA
- a CDS encoding aldehyde dehydrogenase family protein has product MLIDHEGGLAAEVSALVENARRAQIKIENYSQQQVDELVTAICWSVVRPERARRLARSAVDEGGFGNYEDKIGKIRNRCMGTLLDMQSVKTVGIVEEIPEKGLVKIAKPIGVVAALIPITGPDATPPLKTLLALKGRNAIIIAGHPRAQKTTELTAEFMRGACRQVGAPEDLIQVVKKPSLAKTQELMKQADLIVATGGAVMVKAAYSSGTPAFGVGVGNAVHVVDESADLEDAACCIAAAKKFDYATSCLADNAVVAHDSIYADLLRRLGAAGGHLCNDVDKARLQKVMWPDPSTHIPVLEVIAKPAAAIARLAGIEVPDHCTFLMVEEDNVGPEFPFSGEKLNSVVTLYRYRGDFAHAVRQVNAITRYQGQGHTCGIHSQNEANIMELAFQTRTGRVMVNQNLNEGAGSPRNGMPYTLSLSCGTWGGNITTENVNARHMINLTWVSRPIPPRSLDETVLFADHWQKYGHSEE; this is encoded by the coding sequence ATGTTAATCGATCACGAAGGAGGGCTTGCCGCGGAAGTTTCGGCTCTGGTGGAAAACGCCCGCCGCGCACAGATAAAAATCGAAAATTATTCCCAACAGCAAGTCGACGAACTGGTGACGGCGATTTGCTGGTCGGTGGTTCGGCCCGAACGGGCGCGCCGGCTGGCCCGATCGGCAGTGGACGAAGGAGGCTTCGGCAATTACGAGGACAAGATCGGCAAGATCCGCAATCGCTGCATGGGCACGTTGCTGGACATGCAATCCGTTAAAACGGTAGGGATCGTCGAAGAAATTCCGGAAAAAGGCCTAGTAAAAATCGCCAAACCCATCGGCGTGGTCGCGGCGCTGATACCGATTACCGGACCGGATGCGACGCCTCCCCTGAAAACCTTACTGGCGCTGAAAGGCCGGAACGCCATCATCATCGCCGGCCATCCCCGGGCGCAAAAAACCACCGAATTGACGGCCGAGTTCATGCGGGGCGCGTGCCGACAGGTGGGCGCTCCCGAGGATCTCATTCAAGTCGTGAAAAAACCTTCGCTGGCAAAAACCCAGGAATTGATGAAGCAGGCCGATCTGATCGTCGCCACCGGCGGCGCGGTCATGGTGAAGGCCGCCTACAGTTCCGGAACTCCGGCTTTCGGCGTCGGCGTCGGCAATGCCGTCCATGTGGTCGATGAATCGGCCGACCTGGAAGACGCCGCCTGCTGCATCGCCGCCGCCAAAAAATTCGATTACGCCACCAGTTGCCTGGCCGACAATGCGGTGGTCGCCCACGACTCGATTTATGCCGATCTGTTGCGCCGGCTCGGCGCCGCCGGCGGCCATCTTTGCAACGACGTGGACAAGGCAAGATTGCAGAAGGTGATGTGGCCGGATCCTTCGACTCACATCCCGGTGCTGGAGGTCATTGCCAAACCGGCCGCAGCCATAGCGCGCCTGGCCGGAATCGAGGTTCCGGACCACTGTACTTTCTTGATGGTCGAGGAAGACAACGTCGGCCCGGAATTTCCTTTTTCCGGAGAGAAACTCAACTCCGTCGTGACTTTGTACCGGTACCGCGGAGACTTTGCCCATGCCGTCCGGCAGGTGAACGCCATCACCCGATATCAGGGCCAGGGCCATACCTGCGGCATTCATTCGCAAAACGAAGCCAATATCATGGAATTGGCTTTTCAAACGCGGACCGGCCGAGTGATGGTCAATCAGAATTTGAACGAAGGCGCCGGCAGTCCGCGCAACGGTATGCCTTACACCCTAAGCCTCAGTTGCGGTACCTGGGGCGGCAACATCACCACCGAAAACGTCAATGCGCGCCATATGATCAATCTGACCTGGGTATCGCGGCCGATACCGCCCCGTTCCCTGGATGAGACGGTGTTGTTCGCCGATCATTGGCAGAAATATGGGCATTCCGAAGAATGA
- a CDS encoding CoA-transferase subunit beta: MPDTSAPSGCTLGELMIYQLAQTVEDGILVFHGFGSPLVQIALHLAKRTHAPHTVLVAGATYGVNPKPLFITPTSNDWALSSEAECSLDIGELFDLAASGRMGRMFLSGLQIDRWGNLNVTRLERDGRMTLKLPGGGGGCNLSCDANRITLWTAAHRAASDDRGRRRYRLVKQCDFVTSVGHRTAEGLPRSAMPYRGQGPDRLITELGIFDFNSEGHARLTALYPDTDVEVLIDNTEFDFPIADGLGVAKLPDADSVEFIRRLDPLKVHQRELSPADRQRTFPLSGV, translated from the coding sequence ATGCCTGACACCTCCGCACCCTCTGGCTGCACCCTGGGCGAACTGATGATTTATCAGCTGGCGCAAACCGTTGAGGACGGCATACTGGTCTTTCATGGTTTCGGTTCGCCGTTGGTGCAAATCGCCCTGCATCTGGCCAAACGGACGCATGCGCCCCATACGGTACTGGTGGCCGGCGCGACCTACGGCGTCAATCCGAAGCCGCTTTTTATAACGCCGACTTCGAACGACTGGGCATTGTCGTCGGAAGCCGAATGTTCGCTCGATATCGGAGAATTATTCGACCTGGCGGCTTCGGGCCGCATGGGCCGGATGTTTTTGTCCGGCCTGCAGATCGATCGGTGGGGCAATCTGAACGTGACCCGCCTGGAAAGGGACGGTCGGATGACCTTGAAATTGCCGGGAGGAGGCGGAGGCTGCAACTTGTCCTGCGACGCGAACCGTATCACGCTCTGGACCGCGGCGCATCGGGCTGCCTCGGACGATCGGGGCAGGCGGCGCTACCGTCTGGTCAAACAGTGCGATTTCGTCACCAGCGTCGGCCATCGTACGGCCGAGGGGCTTCCTCGCTCGGCCATGCCTTACCGGGGACAAGGCCCGGACCGCCTGATTACCGAATTGGGCATTTTCGATTTCAACAGCGAAGGCCATGCCCGCCTGACGGCGCTTTATCCCGATACCGACGTCGAAGTTCTGATCGACAATACCGAATTCGACTTTCCCATCGCCGACGGCCTCGGCGTGGCCAAGCTGCCGGATGCGGATTCGGTCGAATTTATTCGCCGCCTGGATCCTTTGAAAGTCCATCAGCGGGAACTGAGCCCGGCGGACCGACAACGCACTTTCCCCTTGTCCGGAGTTTAG
- the comA gene encoding phosphosulfolactate synthase, with protein MSELAWGSVIKSLRNSRTNKPRKKGCTMIMDVGLGLEETKSLLQMDANYIDHWKFGFGTSAFVDKALLQEKLRLLASHDILTFPGGTLLEVALLENHCRVYMSHAKELGFTAVEISDGTLPIPRFRRKRIIECALKAGLVPITEVGKKDPKRQPTADQIADEILEDIDWGAAWVLIEGRESGQGVGVFDESGNVEDFEVDRIVEIIGPHVDALIWEAPLKSQQAFFIEKFGANVGLGNIKADQILAVEALRNGLRFDTLNRVSGKLLREGRWNPEQVEPEKGIENAVLANKYRDA; from the coding sequence ATGTCTGAGCTGGCATGGGGAAGCGTTATCAAAAGCCTCAGGAATTCGCGAACAAATAAACCGCGTAAGAAAGGCTGCACGATGATCATGGACGTCGGTCTGGGGCTGGAAGAAACCAAAAGCCTTCTTCAGATGGACGCCAATTACATCGACCACTGGAAGTTCGGATTCGGCACTTCGGCTTTCGTCGATAAGGCCCTGTTGCAGGAAAAGCTTCGCTTGCTGGCGTCTCACGATATTTTGACCTTTCCGGGGGGAACGTTGCTCGAAGTCGCTCTGCTGGAAAACCATTGCCGCGTTTATATGAGCCATGCGAAGGAGCTCGGTTTTACCGCCGTCGAGATTTCGGACGGTACGCTGCCCATTCCCCGCTTCAGGCGCAAAAGAATCATCGAATGCGCATTGAAGGCGGGGCTCGTTCCGATTACCGAAGTCGGGAAAAAAGATCCGAAACGGCAACCGACCGCCGATCAAATCGCCGATGAAATTCTCGAAGACATCGATTGGGGCGCCGCCTGGGTGCTCATCGAAGGCCGGGAAAGCGGCCAGGGCGTCGGCGTTTTCGACGAGTCCGGAAACGTCGAAGATTTCGAGGTGGACAGGATCGTGGAAATCATCGGTCCGCATGTCGATGCGTTGATATGGGAAGCGCCGCTCAAGTCCCAGCAGGCATTTTTTATCGAAAAATTCGGCGCCAACGTCGGGCTCGGCAACATCAAAGCGGATCAAATTCTTGCCGTGGAAGCATTGCGCAACGGTTTGCGGTTCGACACGTTGAACCGGGTCTCCGGTAAATTGCTGCGCGAAGGCCGATGGAATCCGGAGCAGGTGGAACCGGAAAAAGGAATAGAAAATGCTGTTTTGGCTAACAAATACAGGGACGCCTGA